A stretch of the Filimonas lacunae genome encodes the following:
- a CDS encoding efflux RND transporter permease subunit gives MNKLIKNIIHFSLRHRYLVFFLTAVLGVIGFISYKNTPIDTFPDVTNTQIIIITQWPGRSAEEVEKFVTIPLETVLNSVQKKSNLRTTSSFGLSYVRIIFDDNVEDAFARQQIMARIMNVDLPDGIKPEVQPPYGPTGEIYRYTLKSSTRNIRELYTLQDWVLDRQFKSVPGIADVNCFGGEERSFEIGVNPNYLTKYGLSSLDVYNAVAKSNINVGGDVIERNGQAYVVRGIGLLNNISEIENIIITKQNGVPILVRNVASVKEAGKPRLGQVSLDKKEDVIEGIVVMTKGENTAEVLDRIHAKVEDLNNNILPKDVKIVPFYDRTNLMEFATHTVLHNLVEGIILVTVIVLLFMADWRTTITVSIIIPLSLLFAFMCMRLKGMNANLLSMGAIDFGIIIDGAVVMVEGLFVALDHRAREVGMEKFNKLAKLGLFKQVGTEMGKAIFFSKLIIITCLIPIFAFQKVEGKMFSPLAYTLSFALLGALLFTLTLVPALSSILLRKNVREKHNPIVLFFENGIRTLFDRTYKYPKISLIVAVSFMAVSFFSFRFLGSEFLPDLDEGALWVKAQMPMSASLSQSKEISDKMSAIIRQYPEVRHTLAQIGRTNDGTDPKGFFNVEIGVDLKSHDEWRKGVSTEMLIDSLNQQLSKIPGLLLNYSQPIRDNVDEAVAGIPASLAVKIFGRDFNTMDSLATRVQGVLGKIEGVEDLGILRNLGQPEFRIELDQQKMALYGVSTADAQSVIEMALGGKAATQLYEGERKFDIRIRYLKEFRATQEEIEQLMIPTQDDAKIPLSEIANIKTLTGPAFVYRDNNMRYIPVKFSVRGRDLGSTIAEAQQKVKDAVHLPDGYTMTWNGVFENQQRATKTLSTVVPICLLGIFLILFITFGNAKDSILTILNVPFALIGGILALHITGMNFSISAGIGFIALFGVCIQNGVILISVFRKNLTAKMPLHQAIRDGVISRVRPVVMTALMAAIGLLPAATSHGIGSETQKPLAIVVIGGLVTSTILTLLILPILYTMVHQLIHNSKNRKLLKKTGLIQS, from the coding sequence ATGAATAAGTTAATCAAGAATATTATACATTTTTCGTTGCGCCACCGGTACCTGGTGTTTTTTCTAACGGCTGTACTTGGCGTTATAGGCTTTATCAGCTATAAAAATACGCCCATCGATACCTTCCCCGATGTAACCAATACACAGATCATTATTATTACCCAGTGGCCCGGGCGCAGCGCAGAAGAGGTAGAAAAATTTGTGACCATTCCTTTGGAAACTGTGCTAAACAGCGTACAAAAGAAAAGTAACCTCCGTACTACCTCTTCTTTTGGTTTATCCTATGTGCGTATCATTTTCGACGACAATGTAGAAGATGCATTTGCCCGTCAGCAGATAATGGCGCGTATTATGAACGTAGACCTGCCCGATGGCATTAAGCCCGAAGTGCAGCCCCCCTACGGTCCTACCGGTGAAATTTACCGTTACACGCTCAAAAGCAGCACCCGTAACATTCGCGAACTGTACACCCTGCAGGACTGGGTACTCGACAGGCAGTTTAAGTCCGTTCCCGGCATTGCCGATGTAAACTGTTTTGGCGGTGAAGAAAGAAGCTTTGAAATAGGCGTAAATCCCAACTACCTTACCAAATACGGTCTTAGCTCGCTGGACGTATACAATGCCGTTGCCAAAAGCAATATCAACGTAGGTGGCGATGTTATTGAACGCAACGGCCAGGCCTATGTAGTGCGTGGCATTGGTTTATTAAACAACATCAGCGAAATTGAAAACATCATCATCACCAAGCAAAACGGCGTTCCTATCCTCGTGCGCAATGTTGCCTCTGTAAAAGAAGCCGGCAAACCACGTTTAGGACAGGTATCGCTGGATAAAAAGGAAGATGTTATTGAAGGTATTGTGGTAATGACCAAAGGCGAAAACACAGCCGAAGTGCTGGATCGCATTCATGCCAAGGTAGAAGATCTCAACAATAATATCCTGCCTAAGGATGTAAAAATCGTTCCGTTCTACGATCGCACCAACCTCATGGAGTTTGCCACCCATACAGTATTACACAACCTGGTAGAAGGCATTATACTGGTAACTGTAATAGTATTACTGTTTATGGCCGACTGGCGCACAACAATAACTGTAAGCATTATTATCCCGCTAAGCTTGTTGTTTGCCTTTATGTGTATGCGCTTAAAAGGCATGAACGCCAACCTGCTTTCTATGGGCGCTATCGACTTCGGGATCATCATAGATGGGGCCGTGGTAATGGTGGAAGGGCTGTTTGTGGCATTGGACCATCGTGCACGCGAAGTAGGGATGGAAAAGTTCAACAAGCTGGCTAAGCTGGGCCTGTTTAAACAGGTAGGCACCGAAATGGGTAAAGCCATCTTTTTCAGCAAACTGATTATCATCACCTGTTTAATACCCATTTTCGCCTTCCAGAAAGTAGAAGGTAAAATGTTCAGCCCGCTAGCTTACACGTTAAGCTTCGCATTACTGGGCGCCTTACTGTTCACCTTAACATTAGTACCGGCTTTAAGTAGCATACTGTTACGCAAAAACGTACGCGAAAAGCACAACCCGATAGTATTGTTCTTTGAGAATGGTATCCGCACCCTGTTCGATCGAACATATAAATACCCGAAGATAAGCCTGATAGTGGCCGTCAGCTTTATGGCAGTTTCCTTCTTTAGCTTCCGCTTCCTGGGATCTGAGTTTCTGCCCGACCTGGATGAAGGCGCCCTGTGGGTGAAAGCACAAATGCCTATGAGTGCTTCCTTAAGCCAGAGCAAGGAAATATCCGATAAGATGAGTGCCATCATACGCCAATATCCCGAAGTACGACACACGCTCGCACAGATAGGCCGTACGAATGATGGTACCGATCCTAAAGGATTTTTCAACGTGGAAATCGGGGTAGATTTAAAATCACACGACGAATGGCGTAAAGGCGTCAGCACCGAAATGTTAATTGACAGCCTCAACCAGCAGTTAAGTAAAATACCTGGCCTGCTGTTAAACTACAGTCAGCCTATTCGCGATAACGTAGATGAAGCCGTAGCAGGCATCCCTGCCTCCTTAGCCGTAAAAATATTCGGCCGCGACTTCAATACTATGGACTCTTTGGCCACCCGTGTACAAGGCGTTTTAGGTAAAATTGAAGGTGTGGAAGACCTGGGTATATTACGCAACCTGGGCCAGCCGGAATTCCGCATTGAACTGGATCAGCAAAAGATGGCGCTGTATGGCGTGAGTACTGCCGATGCACAAAGTGTGATTGAAATGGCCCTGGGTGGTAAAGCCGCTACACAGCTGTACGAAGGCGAACGCAAGTTCGATATCCGTATCCGCTACCTGAAAGAGTTCCGCGCCACACAGGAAGAAATTGAGCAATTGATGATTCCTACACAGGATGATGCCAAAATTCCGTTAAGTGAAATAGCCAATATCAAAACCTTAACAGGACCGGCCTTTGTATACCGCGATAACAATATGCGCTATATACCAGTGAAATTCAGTGTCCGCGGACGCGACCTCGGCAGCACCATTGCCGAAGCGCAGCAAAAGGTAAAGGACGCCGTTCACCTGCCTGATGGTTATACCATGACCTGGAACGGAGTATTTGAAAACCAGCAACGTGCCACTAAAACATTAAGCACCGTAGTGCCTATCTGTTTACTGGGCATTTTCCTGATCCTGTTCATCACCTTCGGTAATGCCAAAGATTCCATACTTACCATCCTCAACGTACCCTTCGCATTAATAGGTGGTATCCTGGCACTGCATATTACCGGTATGAACTTTAGCATCAGCGCCGGTATCGGCTTCATTGCACTGTTTGGGGTGTGTATACAAAACGGGGTAATCCTGATAAGTGTATTCCGTAAAAACCTCACCGCCAAAATGCCACTGCATCAGGCCATACGTGATGGCGTAATCAGCCGTGTGCGCCCGGTAGTAATGACTGCATTAATGGCAGCTATCGGGCTGTTACCTGCCGCCACCAGCCATGGCATCGGCAGCGAAACACAAAAGCCACTGGCTATTGTGGTAATAGGCGGTTTAGTTACCTCTACCATATTAACCCTGTTAATATTACCTATTCTGTACACCATGGTTCACCAGCTGATACACAATAGCAAAAACAGGAAATTATTAAAGAAAACAGGATTGATACAATCTTAA
- a CDS encoding acyl-CoA thioesterase, protein MNFYTRKWVKPEDLNAHGTLFGGSLLRWIDEEAAIYSIIQLGTNRCVTKYMSEINFVSSASQGDIIELGIKATNFGRTSLTLACEVRNKITRKSILTIEKIVFVSVDEHGTPVPHGKTEITYTDERLRED, encoded by the coding sequence ATGAATTTTTATACGCGTAAATGGGTAAAGCCGGAAGACCTGAATGCACATGGTACTTTGTTTGGCGGTAGTTTATTAAGATGGATTGATGAAGAAGCCGCTATCTATTCTATTATCCAGCTGGGCACCAACCGCTGTGTTACCAAGTACATGAGTGAGATTAACTTTGTGAGCAGCGCCAGCCAGGGTGATATTATTGAGCTGGGCATTAAAGCCACTAATTTTGGCCGTACTTCTTTAACACTGGCCTGTGAGGTACGTAATAAAATAACCCGCAAAAGTATTTTAACGATTGAAAAGATTGTGTTTGTAAGTGTGGATGAACATGGTACGCCTGTGCCACATGGCAAAACGGAAATCACTTATACGGATGAGCGCTTGCGTGAAGATTAG
- a CDS encoding response regulator transcription factor codes for MKATIGIADEQQLFITSVSLLINTFEHFVVTFNALNGTELLSMLHRTSETPDVLLISPRLPGINVQEAVACIAEEFPLIKTVALLEAYNEDIISDMLQAGCSTYVLKSMNPVELENALRQIEEKGYYNADGIDHDYRQLLRMKNRRKQPVMNERELQFLQLASSDLTYNEIAKKMSLPEKVIDAYRDSLFQKFRVRSRVGLTMEAIRNNLITT; via the coding sequence ATGAAAGCTACTATTGGCATAGCCGATGAACAACAACTGTTTATAACCTCTGTAAGCCTGCTTATTAACACTTTTGAACATTTTGTAGTCACCTTCAACGCATTAAACGGCACCGAGCTGCTTTCCATGTTGCATCGCACCAGCGAAACACCCGATGTATTACTGATAAGCCCCCGTCTTCCCGGCATCAATGTGCAGGAAGCCGTAGCTTGTATAGCAGAAGAATTCCCTTTAATCAAAACAGTAGCCTTACTGGAAGCATACAATGAAGATATTATATCCGACATGCTGCAAGCGGGCTGTTCTACATATGTGTTAAAAAGCATGAACCCTGTAGAATTGGAAAACGCATTACGGCAAATTGAAGAAAAAGGTTACTACAATGCCGATGGCATCGACCATGATTATCGCCAGCTGCTACGCATGAAAAACCGCCGCAAACAACCTGTAATGAACGAACGTGAGTTGCAGTTTTTACAACTGGCCAGTAGCGATCTTACCTATAACGAAATTGCAAAAAAAATGTCGCTGCCCGAAAAAGTCATCGATGCATACCGGGACAGTTTATTTCAAAAATTCAGAGTACGTAGCCGTGTGGGGCTTACCATGGAGGCCATACGCAACAACCTTATTACCACATAG
- a CDS encoding helix-turn-helix domain-containing protein codes for MMPLIATHNEYIWEPVAVPNSFKKHQIIWMTHAECRRYSSGIVFIQQYFSAHHHICYCVSETTYPINIAYTIPYEAIAFHYQLKGKNSLYVKHAELLWLNSNHYTAYPIMPGNLSVTLQAGITESVMIATNTQNMQTLLSNFDHIQQLLSPGLPSDNITTIPLLPIDAYIESIIQKELFTNITNRLLHARIKTSVFHLIGHYEWQLASDKITAVPLNKYYHIINEIKQEIETNPNRLLQTEKYFAKKYVIGEVTMQRYFKLTLGTTLAAYRHKHCMLKAKELLYTGESIGNISDTLGYSDPANFTKAFRDYFGHPPSIYRKGT; via the coding sequence ATGATGCCTTTGATTGCCACACACAACGAGTACATCTGGGAACCAGTCGCCGTTCCCAATAGTTTTAAAAAGCACCAGATCATCTGGATGACGCATGCAGAATGTCGCCGCTACTCCTCCGGTATAGTATTCATACAACAATATTTCTCCGCTCATCACCATATATGTTATTGCGTTTCCGAAACCACTTATCCCATCAATATAGCCTACACTATTCCCTATGAAGCCATCGCCTTCCACTATCAGCTCAAGGGCAAAAACAGCCTGTATGTAAAACATGCTGAGCTGCTCTGGCTCAACAGTAATCATTACACAGCCTATCCTATTATGCCAGGCAACCTGTCAGTAACTCTGCAAGCTGGCATAACAGAATCAGTAATGATTGCAACTAACACACAAAACATGCAGACGCTACTCAGCAACTTTGACCATATACAACAGTTGTTATCGCCTGGCCTGCCCTCTGACAACATCACTACTATTCCGCTATTGCCTATAGATGCTTATATAGAAAGCATTATTCAAAAAGAGCTATTCACCAACATAACAAACCGACTGTTACATGCGCGCATTAAAACATCCGTTTTTCATTTAATAGGCCATTACGAATGGCAACTGGCATCAGATAAAATAACAGCAGTACCGCTCAACAAATATTACCACATCATCAACGAAATAAAGCAGGAAATAGAAACCAATCCCAACAGGCTTTTGCAAACAGAAAAATATTTCGCAAAAAAATATGTGATTGGTGAAGTTACTATGCAACGATACTTTAAGTTAACTTTGGGCACCACCCTGGCAGCCTATCGTCATAAGCATTGTATGCTCAAGGCCAAAGAGCTGCTATATACAGGAGAAAGCATAGGAAATATCTCTGATACATTAGGCTACTCCGATCCAGCTAACTTCACCAAAGCATTCCGCGACTATTTCGGGCATCCTCCTTCAATTTATAGGAAAGGAACATAA